One part of the Tenacibaculum sp. 190130A14a genome encodes these proteins:
- a CDS encoding DUF1697 domain-containing protein translates to MNRYIVLLRGINVSGKNKIPMAELREVLNTLGFQNVQTYIQSGNIVLDTDESKVKVCDKVHLGIKEKFGFDIPVLARTPEEWKKTIDKYPFPIENEKIVAFSFLNKVPSKEEIEVKGINDDKYKIEDDMVYLYCSSGFGKTKLTNNVIEKKLGVIATTRNYKTTIKLLELATKN, encoded by the coding sequence ATGAATAGGTATATTGTTTTACTTAGAGGCATTAATGTGTCGGGGAAGAATAAAATTCCCATGGCAGAACTTAGAGAAGTATTAAATACTTTAGGTTTTCAAAATGTACAAACCTATATTCAGAGTGGAAACATTGTTCTAGATACAGACGAATCAAAAGTTAAAGTTTGTGATAAAGTTCATTTAGGTATCAAAGAGAAATTTGGATTTGATATTCCTGTGTTAGCAAGAACACCTGAAGAATGGAAAAAAACGATTGATAAGTATCCTTTTCCAATAGAAAATGAAAAAATAGTAGCATTTTCATTTTTAAACAAAGTTCCTTCTAAAGAAGAAATAGAAGTAAAAGGAATCAATGATGATAAATATAAAATAGAAGATGATATGGTCTATTTGTATTGCTCTTCTGGATTTGGAAAAACAAAACTAACGAACAATGTTATTGAAAAGAAGCTAGGTGTAATAGCTACAACAAGAAATTATAAAACAACAATAAAGTTGTTAGAATTGGCAACGAAAAATTAA
- a CDS encoding SDR family oxidoreductase yields the protein MNLGLQHKNALVCGSTQGIGKATAIQLAEEGANVTLIARNEEKLKAVLAELPNNNQHHGYIVADFSNPLELKEKIETSDVNFHVLVNNTGGPAGGPVFNAQLDEFERAFTQHLKCNHVLVQALVPFMKEEGYGRVINVISTSVKQPLDGLGVSNTIRGAVANWSKTLANELGQYSITVNNVLPGATGTERLNEIINNKANKTGKSVEEVAEAMKNASPAKRFAQPEEIANAIVFLASEKASFINGINVPVDGGRTKSL from the coding sequence ATGAATTTAGGATTACAACATAAAAACGCATTAGTTTGCGGAAGTACACAAGGAATAGGAAAAGCAACTGCTATTCAGTTAGCAGAAGAAGGAGCTAATGTAACATTGATAGCTCGTAATGAAGAAAAGTTGAAAGCTGTTTTAGCAGAATTGCCTAATAACAATCAACACCATGGTTATATCGTTGCTGACTTCTCTAACCCATTAGAGTTAAAAGAGAAAATAGAAACGTCTGATGTAAACTTTCATGTTTTAGTAAATAATACTGGAGGACCAGCAGGAGGACCTGTATTTAACGCACAATTAGACGAGTTTGAAAGAGCCTTTACACAACATTTAAAATGCAACCATGTATTGGTACAAGCTTTAGTGCCATTTATGAAAGAAGAAGGGTATGGTAGAGTAATCAACGTAATATCTACTTCGGTAAAACAGCCTTTAGATGGATTAGGAGTTTCAAATACCATTCGTGGAGCTGTTGCAAATTGGTCAAAAACCTTGGCTAATGAACTGGGACAATATAGCATTACGGTAAACAATGTATTACCCGGAGCAACGGGAACAGAACGATTGAATGAAATTATCAATAACAAAGCTAATAAAACAGGAAAGTCTGTAGAGGAAGTTGCTGAAGCAATGAAAAATGCCTCGCCAGCAAAACGCTTTGCACAACCAGAAGAAATTGCGAATGCAATAGTGTTTTTAGCAAGTGAAAAAGCAAGTTTTATTAACGGAATTAATGTTCCCGTAGACGGAGGAAGAACGAAATCATTATAA
- a CDS encoding NAD(P)/FAD-dependent oxidoreductase: MSKKDNIVIIGAGLCGSLLALRLAQRGYKVSVYESRPDLRTTDISAGRSINLALSDRGFKALRLAGVEEKAREICIPMYGRLIHDKEGNTFASNYSGRENEYINSISRGDLNGILLTEAEKHKNVTIHFNTKCTSVDIENTIVHFKSYITKEEFSVDADVVFGTDGAGSVLRKSYYLEKKFLFSYSQNYLTHGYKELEIPADKLGNHQISKDHLHIWPRGQYMLIALPNLDGSFTVTLFLSYDEGEYNFNNLTSEEKISSFFENEFPDALALIPNIKDEFFNNPTGALGTVKCSPWMYQNKTMLMGDAAHAIVPFYGQGMNASFEDVTVFDAILEEYEGDWEKVFSVYQNARKEDTDAIADLAIDNYYEMRDHVANPLFKQKRKIEMDLESNFPSEYFSKYSMVTFNEEIPYANAMKKGRAQDKALLNLIADKEVTTSLDMTKEELKVVLKKVQEETIEILEEDKVAGLK; the protein is encoded by the coding sequence ATGAGCAAAAAAGATAATATTGTAATTATAGGAGCGGGATTGTGTGGAAGTTTATTAGCACTTCGTTTGGCACAAAGAGGATATAAGGTTTCTGTGTATGAAAGTAGGCCTGATTTAAGAACTACCGATATTTCTGCAGGGCGTTCAATAAACTTAGCATTATCAGATAGAGGTTTTAAAGCATTGAGATTGGCTGGTGTCGAGGAAAAGGCTAGAGAGATTTGTATTCCTATGTATGGGCGATTAATTCATGATAAAGAAGGAAATACCTTTGCCTCTAATTATTCAGGAAGAGAAAACGAATATATCAATTCAATCTCAAGAGGAGACTTAAATGGAATTTTGCTTACGGAAGCGGAAAAACATAAAAATGTAACCATTCATTTCAATACAAAATGTACTTCAGTAGATATCGAGAATACAATCGTTCATTTTAAGAGTTATATTACCAAAGAAGAATTTTCTGTAGATGCAGATGTTGTTTTTGGAACAGATGGAGCAGGGTCAGTATTACGCAAGAGTTATTATTTAGAAAAAAAATTCTTATTTAGTTATTCGCAAAACTATTTAACACATGGGTACAAAGAATTAGAAATTCCAGCCGATAAACTCGGGAATCATCAAATAAGCAAAGATCATTTACATATTTGGCCACGTGGACAATATATGTTAATAGCCTTACCAAATTTAGATGGAAGTTTTACGGTAACACTATTCTTAAGTTATGATGAAGGCGAGTATAACTTTAATAACTTAACTTCGGAAGAAAAGATTTCAAGTTTCTTTGAAAATGAGTTTCCAGATGCTTTGGCATTGATTCCTAATATAAAAGATGAGTTTTTTAATAATCCAACAGGAGCACTGGGAACCGTAAAATGTTCTCCTTGGATGTATCAAAACAAAACAATGTTAATGGGAGATGCAGCACATGCCATAGTACCATTTTATGGACAAGGGATGAACGCTTCTTTTGAGGATGTTACTGTTTTTGATGCTATTTTAGAGGAGTATGAAGGAGATTGGGAAAAGGTGTTTTCAGTATATCAAAATGCAAGAAAAGAAGATACCGATGCCATTGCTGATTTAGCAATTGATAACTATTATGAAATGCGAGATCATGTAGCAAATCCTTTGTTCAAACAAAAACGAAAGATTGAAATGGATTTAGAAAGTAACTTTCCATCAGAATATTTTTCTAAATATTCGATGGTTACCTTTAATGAAGAAATTCCATATGCGAATGCAATGAAAAAAGGAAGAGCCCAAGATAAGGCACTATTAAATCTTATTGCAGATAAGGAAGTAACAACTTCTTTAGATATGACAAAAGAAGAGTTAAAGGTGGTGTTAAAGAAAGTACAAGAAGAAACCATTGAGATTTTAGAGGAAGATAAAGTAGCAGGACTCAAATAA
- a CDS encoding amidohydrolase family protein translates to MKRKLRINGHSHLLPYPEEIPQYMKDKGIFWVDKDRKYMLQKDWSRPVTDSSFFLEEKLAWMEHFKIDHAVVLNLSQLYGNGLRLEEMKQALRFQNDFNAKVQHDNPNKFTCGFVVHPGFVRGALWEIERCVEVLGMRLLCLPTHYMDTIGTWRCIFDEENEPIFELANKYNLAVEIHPYDGEKFIKLQNTSWRFHLIWMLAQCADAYHFLTLNGYYEKYPNMRICFAHGGQLAQMNLGRRIQGFDGRPDLFEGKEHPRKAVGHKNIFFDTLVHDTGSLDLLIKNQGAKQVLIGLDDPYPLGEMESDKQSSYPGKILDLAIDRNIINEQQKDEMWEDNVLQWLYGDDEKAKQNLVNKILQ, encoded by the coding sequence ATGAAACGAAAACTTAGAATAAACGGGCATTCGCACTTGCTACCTTATCCAGAGGAAATTCCGCAATACATGAAAGATAAAGGAATCTTTTGGGTAGATAAAGACAGGAAGTATATGCTTCAAAAAGATTGGAGTAGACCAGTAACAGATTCAAGTTTCTTTTTAGAAGAAAAGTTGGCTTGGATGGAACATTTTAAAATTGATCATGCGGTAGTTTTAAATCTTTCGCAACTTTATGGAAATGGATTGCGCTTAGAAGAAATGAAGCAAGCTTTACGTTTTCAAAATGATTTTAATGCAAAAGTGCAACACGATAATCCGAATAAATTTACTTGTGGATTTGTGGTGCACCCTGGTTTTGTAAGAGGAGCATTATGGGAAATAGAACGTTGTGTTGAGGTGCTGGGGATGCGCTTATTATGTTTACCAACGCATTATATGGATACTATTGGTACTTGGCGTTGTATTTTTGATGAAGAAAATGAACCTATCTTTGAATTAGCTAATAAGTATAACCTAGCAGTTGAAATTCATCCATATGATGGAGAGAAGTTTATCAAGCTCCAAAACACATCTTGGCGTTTTCATTTGATATGGATGCTTGCACAATGTGCAGATGCATATCATTTCTTAACCTTAAATGGTTATTATGAAAAGTATCCAAACATGCGAATTTGTTTTGCGCATGGGGGACAATTAGCTCAAATGAATTTAGGACGTCGTATACAAGGATTCGATGGTAGACCTGATTTGTTTGAAGGAAAAGAGCATCCGAGAAAAGCAGTAGGGCATAAAAACATATTCTTTGATACATTAGTGCATGATACAGGGTCTTTAGATTTGTTAATTAAAAATCAAGGAGCGAAACAAGTGCTAATAGGATTAGATGATCCTTATCCTTTAGGAGAAATGGAGAGTGATAAACAGTCTTCATATCCGGGAAAAATATTAGATTTAGCAATTGATAGAAACATTATCAATGAGCAACAGAAAGATGAGATGTGGGAAGATAATGTTTTACAGTGGTTGTATGGAGATGATGAAAAAGCAAAACAAAACTTAGTAAATAAAATTTTACAATAA
- a CDS encoding TolC family protein: MKLTHLLITILLIGFSANSQNTMLDKLSLEEYLGYVKKYHPVIKQANLITSTNEAKLLKARGAFDPKIEVDFEKKEFKNTAYFEKLNSVFKIPTWYGIELKGSYENNSGQFLNPELNTPENGLYNIGVSVSLAKNLFINKRMATLKQAKLYLKQGKLEQQLLVNEILFEAIEAYLNWTKYHQSLEAYKRFSNNAQFRLNNVVKSYKAGDKPAIDTLEASINLNSRKLDLEKSRINYLKSTLALSNYLWIGDNTPLVLKENIAPVSDTFVQIRSLLNSSISSTTTPIENHPKLQLLELKKQNLQIEKRLKINNLLPKVDFQYNLLSSNVDNFDSFKAANYKKSLQVSIPLFLRKSRGDLQLAKVKLQDIDFEIASTKTILLNKIKATEQEITSLETQNNLLKGLVKDYDKIVKSEERKFSLGESSVFLINYREVKLIETQLKEIENNYKFAKTQSKFFKLLGRLNTL; encoded by the coding sequence ATGAAGTTAACGCATTTACTTATTACTATATTATTAATTGGATTTAGCGCAAACTCTCAAAATACGATGCTCGACAAACTGAGCTTAGAAGAGTATTTGGGATATGTAAAAAAGTACCATCCTGTTATAAAGCAAGCCAATTTAATAACTAGCACAAATGAAGCCAAGTTATTAAAAGCTCGTGGGGCTTTTGATCCTAAAATAGAGGTAGACTTTGAAAAGAAAGAATTTAAAAACACCGCATACTTTGAAAAGTTAAACTCAGTATTTAAAATTCCAACTTGGTATGGTATTGAACTAAAAGGGAGTTACGAAAATAATTCAGGACAATTTCTAAACCCTGAATTAAATACTCCTGAGAATGGTTTGTACAATATTGGTGTTTCTGTATCATTGGCCAAAAATTTGTTTATAAATAAAAGAATGGCAACCTTAAAACAAGCCAAATTATATTTAAAGCAAGGAAAGCTCGAACAACAATTATTAGTTAATGAAATTCTTTTTGAAGCAATTGAAGCGTATTTAAACTGGACAAAATACCATCAAAGCTTGGAAGCTTATAAACGCTTTAGTAACAATGCTCAATTTAGATTAAACAATGTAGTAAAAAGTTATAAAGCAGGAGACAAACCTGCTATTGATACTTTAGAAGCTAGTATTAATTTAAATAGTAGAAAATTAGATTTAGAAAAATCTAGAATTAACTATTTAAAATCGACACTAGCACTATCTAATTACTTATGGATTGGCGATAATACTCCTTTAGTTTTAAAAGAGAACATTGCTCCAGTATCGGATACATTTGTTCAAATTAGAAGTTTATTAAACAGTTCAATTTCAAGTACAACAACTCCGATTGAAAACCATCCGAAATTGCAATTATTAGAATTGAAGAAGCAAAACCTACAAATAGAAAAGAGGTTAAAAATCAATAATCTATTACCCAAGGTAGATTTTCAATACAACTTACTTAGTTCAAACGTTGATAATTTCGATTCTTTTAAAGCTGCAAATTATAAAAAATCATTGCAAGTTAGTATTCCGTTATTCTTACGAAAATCTAGAGGTGATCTACAGTTAGCTAAAGTAAAATTACAAGATATCGATTTCGAAATAGCTTCAACAAAAACTATTCTTTTAAATAAAATAAAAGCAACGGAACAAGAAATCACATCTCTAGAAACTCAAAACAACTTACTAAAGGGATTAGTGAAAGACTATGACAAAATAGTAAAAAGTGAAGAACGAAAATTTTCTTTAGGTGAAAGCTCGGTATTTTTAATCAATTATAGAGAGGTAAAGCTTATTGAAACACAATTAAAAGAAATTGAAAACAATTACAAATTTGCCAAGACACAAAGTAAATTTTTCAAACTTTTAGGAAGACTAAATACGTTATAG
- a CDS encoding aldehyde dehydrogenase — protein sequence MQNIKNYINGAFVSPINGNYIDNYNPSIGEVYGEIPNSSKEDVALAYQAAKDAFPAWSNTSLEERSKIMAKIAQLIQNKLPELAEAEAKDNGKPLSLATAIDIPRASSNFQFFANAITQFSSEAHESVGLDAMNFTLRQPIGVVGCISPWNLPLYLFTWKIAPAIAAGNCVVAKPSEVTPMTAYLLGEICNEAGLPKGVLNIVHGLGGTTGQAIVEHPNIKAISFTGGTTTGAHIARVAAPMFKKLSLELGGKNPNIIFADCDYDKMLTTTVRSSFANQGQICLCGSRIFVEESIYEQFKKDFVLKVSELKVGNPFDEDTNVGALVSKPHLEKVQSYIEIAEEEGGKVLFGGNRVTVDNYEEGYYLQPTIIEVESNDCKLNQEEIFGPVVTIMSFKTEEEALAMANDVKYGLSSTLWTNNLNRTMRLSKQLHVGIVWVNTWLLRDLRTPFGGQKDSGVGREGGFEALRFFTEPKNICIKYE from the coding sequence ATGCAAAACATTAAAAATTATATAAACGGAGCGTTTGTTAGTCCTATTAATGGCAATTATATAGATAATTATAATCCGTCTATTGGAGAAGTATACGGGGAAATACCTAACTCTTCAAAAGAGGACGTAGCGTTAGCGTATCAAGCAGCAAAAGACGCTTTTCCAGCTTGGTCAAATACTTCTCTTGAAGAAAGAAGTAAGATTATGGCTAAAATAGCACAGCTCATTCAAAATAAATTACCTGAATTGGCAGAAGCAGAGGCAAAAGACAATGGAAAACCATTGAGTTTAGCAACGGCTATTGACATCCCAAGAGCATCGTCAAATTTTCAGTTTTTTGCAAATGCCATAACGCAATTTTCTTCAGAGGCCCATGAAAGCGTAGGCTTAGATGCGATGAATTTTACATTACGTCAGCCAATTGGAGTTGTAGGTTGTATCTCTCCTTGGAATTTACCATTGTATTTGTTTACTTGGAAAATAGCACCAGCCATTGCAGCAGGGAATTGTGTAGTTGCAAAACCAAGTGAAGTAACTCCGATGACAGCATATTTGCTAGGAGAAATATGTAATGAAGCAGGGCTTCCTAAGGGAGTATTAAACATAGTACATGGGTTAGGAGGAACAACAGGTCAAGCAATTGTTGAACATCCAAATATAAAAGCTATATCATTTACAGGAGGAACTACAACAGGAGCTCATATAGCTCGCGTAGCGGCTCCAATGTTTAAAAAGCTCTCTTTAGAATTAGGAGGTAAGAATCCGAATATCATTTTTGCAGATTGTGATTACGATAAAATGTTAACTACTACGGTACGTTCTTCATTTGCTAATCAAGGACAAATTTGTTTATGCGGAAGTAGGATTTTTGTTGAAGAAAGTATCTATGAGCAATTTAAAAAAGATTTTGTTCTGAAAGTTTCAGAATTAAAAGTCGGAAATCCTTTTGATGAAGATACTAATGTAGGAGCGTTGGTTTCGAAACCACATTTAGAAAAAGTACAATCCTATATAGAAATCGCCGAAGAAGAAGGAGGAAAGGTATTGTTTGGAGGTAATAGAGTTACAGTTGATAATTATGAAGAAGGATATTATTTACAACCAACAATTATTGAAGTAGAAAGTAATGATTGTAAACTTAACCAAGAAGAAATATTTGGACCGGTAGTTACTATTATGTCTTTTAAAACAGAGGAAGAAGCATTAGCAATGGCAAATGATGTAAAATACGGATTGTCATCAACTTTATGGACGAATAATTTGAATAGAACCATGAGATTAAGTAAACAATTACACGTAGGAATTGTTTGGGTAAATACTTGGTTGTTGCGAGATTTAAGAACTCCGTTTGGTGGACAAAAGGATAGTGGAGTAGGTAGAGAAGGAGGTTTTGAAGCATTACGCTTTTTTACAGAACCAAAGAATATATGTATTAAATATGAATAA
- a CDS encoding PaaI family thioesterase: MKTLGAEIIHIEEGLLKIRCEKNDGLTQQHGFFHAGVLTSIMDVACGYAALTTMEEGSDVLSVEFKTNLLRPAKADVIIATGRVVKSGRTLAFCEAKVTDEKEEILYTTMQGTMISLKQTN, from the coding sequence ATGAAAACCTTAGGAGCTGAGATCATTCATATAGAAGAAGGATTGCTCAAAATACGATGTGAAAAGAATGATGGATTAACACAACAACATGGTTTTTTTCATGCAGGAGTGCTTACCAGTATCATGGATGTAGCATGTGGATATGCAGCACTCACAACAATGGAAGAAGGTTCTGATGTGTTGTCTGTTGAGTTTAAAACAAACTTATTACGTCCAGCTAAAGCAGATGTTATTATTGCTACTGGACGTGTAGTTAAAAGCGGAAGAACATTGGCGTTTTGTGAAGCAAAAGTTACCGATGAAAAAGAAGAGATTTTATATACAACCATGCAAGGAACAATGATTTCCTTAAAACAAACTAACTAA
- a CDS encoding 3-hydroxyanthranilate 3,4-dioxygenase: MSKLVQPLNFKKWIDEHRHLLKPPVGNKQVWKDGEYIVMVVGGPNNRKDYHYNETPEFFYQVEGDMVLKIIDDKGEMVDVEIKEGDIYLLPGKVPHSPQRKANTVGLVIEYPRSEGMMDALEWYCENCGTPLYREEFALDNIETDMPIIFDKYYSDRAKCTCANCGTVMEAPNKVK, translated from the coding sequence ATGAGCAAGCTAGTACAACCTTTGAATTTTAAAAAGTGGATAGATGAACATCGTCATTTACTTAAACCACCTGTGGGAAATAAACAAGTATGGAAAGATGGTGAGTATATAGTTATGGTAGTTGGAGGACCTAACAATCGTAAAGATTATCATTATAACGAAACACCGGAGTTTTTCTATCAGGTAGAAGGTGATATGGTGTTAAAGATTATTGATGATAAAGGAGAAATGGTAGATGTTGAAATTAAAGAAGGAGATATTTATTTATTGCCAGGAAAAGTTCCACATTCTCCTCAACGAAAAGCAAATACTGTAGGTCTAGTAATAGAGTACCCAAGATCTGAGGGGATGATGGATGCATTAGAGTGGTATTGTGAAAATTGTGGTACACCATTATATAGAGAAGAGTTTGCTTTAGACAATATTGAAACAGATATGCCTATTATTTTCGATAAGTATTACTCGGATAGAGCAAAATGTACTTGTGCTAATTGTGGTACAGTAATGGAAGCTCCGAATAAAGTAAAATAA
- a CDS encoding RidA family protein — translation MDSKVIKGKAIPRGKFPHVKQVGDFIYVSGTSSRRPDNSFEGVEVDEFGTTNLDIKKQTKAVIENIRDILQEVGADLSDIVDVTSFLVNMNDFGGYNKVYAEYFDYNGPTRTTVAVHQLPHPHLLIEIKVVAYKPKS, via the coding sequence ATGGACAGTAAAGTAATTAAAGGAAAAGCAATACCAAGAGGGAAATTTCCGCATGTAAAACAAGTAGGAGACTTTATCTATGTGTCTGGAACAAGTTCTCGTAGACCTGATAATTCTTTTGAAGGAGTAGAGGTAGATGAATTTGGAACAACCAACTTGGATATTAAAAAACAAACAAAGGCTGTAATAGAAAATATTAGAGATATCTTACAAGAAGTAGGAGCAGATTTATCTGATATTGTTGATGTAACCTCGTTTTTAGTAAATATGAATGATTTTGGAGGTTATAATAAAGTATATGCTGAATATTTTGATTATAATGGCCCTACAAGAACAACTGTAGCAGTACATCAACTACCACACCCTCATTTGTTAATTGAAATAAAAGTAGTGGCTTATAAGCCTAAATCTTAA
- a CDS encoding phytanoyl-CoA dioxygenase family protein, whose product MSFNQHKKALTNQGFSITECIFSNKEIQRLLLLIETSEKEYAIRQLVTKKPEIMDVIFSNEKFKKLYNSICDKEYFLSKAIFFNKPSKSNWFVSMHQDLSVSVSRKFKEDGYTNWTKKNGQLGVIPPTEILDKTITFRIHLDKTDETNGALSVIPKTHSKGIIRVDESFDKSSLGNEELCVVEKGGVMLMNPLLLHASSKSVSAYDRRVIHLEFCNQEIPMGWLEKKMVS is encoded by the coding sequence ATGAGTTTCAATCAACATAAAAAAGCATTAACAAATCAAGGGTTCTCAATTACTGAATGTATTTTTAGTAATAAAGAAATTCAACGATTATTGTTGTTGATTGAAACTTCAGAAAAGGAGTATGCAATAAGGCAACTCGTTACCAAAAAACCTGAAATAATGGACGTGATTTTTAGTAATGAGAAGTTCAAGAAGTTATACAATTCGATTTGTGATAAAGAATATTTCTTATCCAAAGCAATTTTCTTTAACAAACCAAGTAAATCTAATTGGTTTGTGAGTATGCATCAAGATTTGAGTGTAAGTGTATCAAGAAAGTTTAAGGAGGATGGATATACAAATTGGACTAAAAAGAATGGTCAACTCGGAGTAATTCCACCAACTGAGATTTTAGATAAAACAATTACATTTAGAATTCATTTAGATAAAACTGATGAAACAAATGGTGCTTTAAGTGTTATCCCTAAAACACATTCAAAAGGAATTATTAGAGTAGATGAGAGCTTTGATAAAAGCTCTTTAGGAAATGAAGAGTTATGTGTTGTTGAAAAAGGAGGAGTGATGTTAATGAACCCTTTATTGTTGCATGCTTCTTCAAAGTCGGTTTCAGCATATGATAGAAGAGTCATTCATTTAGAATTTTGTAACCAAGAAATTCCAATGGGATGGCTCGAAAAAAAGATGGTTAGTTAA
- a CDS encoding HlyD family secretion protein, whose product MLNISKNSISHYVDITKFKSGKEIFTKEHHKLFRKFLLGFLVALIIILFLPWTQNVSSTGRVTTLKPNQRPQTLQSQIPGRIEQWFVQEGTFVKKGDTILRISEVKSDYFDSKLTERTGQQLNSKTLSVKAYNNKVNALKKQIGALKNERILKLEQAKNKLQQSYLKVKTDSIDLEAVKIKQQIAKTQFDRTVMLEKEGLKAVKDVEEKRAKLQEQSAKLVSQENKLLNARNNVLNAQIAINSIQASYTDKISKAESNLYTAESNALDAEVQVSKLETSLSNYSKRSSLLYVTAPQDGYINKAIKTGIGETFKEGEALVKIMPANYDLAVEMFIEPIDLPLIHIDEEVRVQFDGWPAIVFSGWPNASYGTYSAKVVAIENFISDNGKYRVLIVPNNPDQPWPTAIRVGSGAKTIALLENVPIWFELWRQINSFPPNFYQPKKNNNVEAKKKK is encoded by the coding sequence ATGTTAAACATATCTAAGAATAGTATCTCACATTATGTAGATATCACTAAATTTAAATCTGGTAAAGAAATATTCACTAAAGAACATCATAAGCTCTTTAGAAAGTTTTTACTTGGCTTTTTAGTTGCCCTTATCATTATTTTATTTTTACCTTGGACTCAAAATGTGTCTAGTACTGGTAGAGTAACTACTTTAAAACCGAATCAACGTCCACAAACACTACAATCTCAAATACCTGGTAGAATTGAACAATGGTTCGTTCAGGAAGGAACTTTTGTAAAAAAGGGAGATACTATTTTAAGAATCTCAGAAGTAAAAAGTGATTATTTTGATAGTAAACTGACTGAAAGAACTGGACAACAATTAAATTCTAAAACACTGTCTGTTAAAGCATATAACAATAAAGTAAATGCTCTCAAAAAACAGATTGGTGCATTAAAAAACGAACGTATCTTAAAGCTTGAACAAGCTAAAAACAAACTTCAACAGTCTTACTTAAAAGTAAAAACTGATAGCATCGATCTTGAAGCTGTTAAGATTAAGCAGCAAATTGCCAAAACACAATTTGATCGAACGGTTATGTTAGAAAAAGAAGGGCTAAAAGCAGTAAAAGATGTAGAAGAGAAACGAGCGAAACTACAGGAACAATCTGCCAAATTAGTTTCTCAAGAAAACAAACTTTTAAATGCTCGAAACAATGTTTTAAATGCTCAAATTGCCATCAATAGTATTCAGGCATCTTATACTGACAAAATATCGAAAGCTGAGAGCAATCTATATACTGCAGAATCAAATGCTTTAGATGCTGAAGTTCAAGTATCAAAACTAGAAACAAGTTTATCTAACTACAGTAAAAGAAGTTCTTTACTATATGTTACGGCTCCACAAGATGGGTACATTAACAAAGCAATTAAAACAGGTATTGGAGAAACCTTTAAAGAAGGTGAAGCTTTAGTAAAGATAATGCCTGCTAATTATGATTTAGCAGTAGAAATGTTTATTGAACCTATTGATTTACCTTTAATACACATTGATGAAGAAGTACGTGTACAATTTGATGGATGGCCAGCAATTGTTTTTAGTGGATGGCCAAATGCTTCTTATGGAACTTATAGTGCTAAAGTGGTAGCTATTGAAAACTTTATCAGTGATAATGGTAAGTACCGTGTATTAATTGTTCCTAATAACCCAGACCAACCATGGCCTACTGCCATAAGAGTAGGTTCGGGAGCTAAGACCATTGCCTTATTAGAAAATGTTCCTATTTGGTTTGAACTATGGAGGCAAATTAACAGCTTCCCTCCTAACTTTTATCAACCAAAAAAAAATAATAACGTAGAAGCAAAGAAGAAGAAATAA